In one window of Macadamia integrifolia cultivar HAES 741 unplaced genomic scaffold, SCU_Mint_v3 scaffold2401, whole genome shotgun sequence DNA:
- the LOC122066455 gene encoding PLAT domain-containing protein 3-like, giving the protein MGTWIKNDHLFFLFAVIISSAIIAQSDDCVYTVYVRTGSIVKGGTDSNISLTLYDAEGHYVEMPNLVTWGGLMREGHNYFERGNLDMFSGRGRCLRAPVCGMNLTSDGSGDNHGWYCNYVEVTSTGPHIPCSQLLFTVEQWIALDASPYELTATRNYCNSDLQSIEKKHQKRKIRSDLSVV; this is encoded by the exons ATGGGAACTTGGATCAAGAAtgatcacctcttcttcttgttcgcTGTTATAATTTCCTCTGCAATTATAGCTCAATCT GACGATTGCGTATATACGGTATACGTGAGGACTGGATCGATAGTAAAGGGAGGAACAGACTCGAACATCAGCCTAACCCTATACGATGCAGAGGGTCATTACGTAGAGATGCCGAATTTGGTGACCTGGGGAGGTTTAATGAGAGAAGGGCACAACTACTTCGAGAGGGGAAACCTCGATATGTTTAGCGGCAGGGGTAGATGCTTAAGGGCACCGGTGTGTGGAATGAACCTAACATCAGATGGATCAGGGGATAACCATGGGTGGTACTGCAACTACGTGGAGGTTACGTCGACGGGTCCACATATTCCCTGCTCGCAGCTGCTCTTCACGGTGGAGCAATGGATTGCTCTTGACGCATCTCCTTATGAGCTCACCGCTACCAGGAATTACTGCaattctgatcttcagagcatTGAAAAGAAGCATCAGAAACGGAAGATCCGTTCTGATTTGAGTGTGGTGTAG
- the LOC122066456 gene encoding probable trehalose-phosphate phosphatase 6 yields the protein MTKQNVVISDEDSAINMAITTLAESNSSLSLFSSSGQKPPNPKNPKKKFHNNLEITPGPRINALVDSMNASSPTHIKSSASLSAIEEQGSWMFHHPSALSMFEEITGASKGKQIVMFLDYDGTLSPIVEDPDRAFMSDAMRAAVRNVARYFPTAIVSGRCRDKVYNFVKLAELYYAGSHGMDIRGPAKGRKYKKANQAVLFQPASEFLPMIEEVNKALVEKTKSIPGARVENNKFCVSVHFRCVDEKNWNALAEMVWSVLKDYPKLRLSQGRKVLEIRPTIKWDKGKALEFLLESLGFANCKDVLPVYIGDDRTDEDAFKVLRDRGQGFGILVSKIPKDTNASYSLQEPSEVMNFLLRLVEWKKLSPRGIPKV from the exons ATGACGAAGCAGAATGTGGTCATCTCTGATGAAGACTCTGCAATTAACATGGCGATTACAACGTTGGCCGAGTCTAACTCGTCCCTGTCCCTGTTTTCATCTTCGGGGCAGAAGCCAcccaatcccaagaatccaaagaAGAAGTTTCATAATAATCTTGAAATAACCCCTGGACCCAGAATCAATGCTTTGGTTGATTCAATGAACGCTTCCTCTCCAACTCATATCAAGtcctctgcttctctttctgcTATCGAAGAACAGGGTTCTTGGATGTTTCATCACCCATCGGCTTTGAGTATGTTCGAGGAAATTACTGGTGCTTCAAAGGGGAAACAAATCGTTATGTTTCTTGATTACGATGGTACCCTTTCACCGATTGTAGAGGACCCTGATCGAGCTTTCATGTCTGATGCG ATGAGGGCAGCTGTTAGAAACGTGGCTAGATACTTTCCCACTGCGATCGTGAGTGGAAGGTGCAGAGACAAG GTGTATAACTTTGTAAAATTAGCAGAGCTGTACTATGCTGGTAGCCATGGTATGGATATTAGAGGACCAGCCAAAGGTCGCAAATACAAGAAA GCTAATCAAGCGGTTCTTTTCCAACCTGCAAGTGAATTTTTACCCATGATTGAGGAG GTTAACAAAGCATTAGTGGAGAAAACCAAATCGATTCCAGGAGCAAGAGTTGAAAACAACAAGTTCTGTGTTTCGGTGCACTTTCGGTGTGTTGACGAAAAG AATTGGAACGCCCTCGCGGAAATGGTTTGGTCAGTGCTCAAAGACTACCCAAAGCTTCGACTGAGTCAAGGGAGGAAG GTGCTAGAGATCCGTCCTACCATTAAGTGGGACAAGGGGAAGGCACTGGAATTTTTATTAGAGTCACTTg GATTTGCCAATTGTAAAGATGTTTTGCCAGTTTACATTGGTGATGATAGAACAGATGAAGATGCAttcaag GTCTTGAGGGACAGAGGACAAGGGTTTGGTATTCTTGTCTCTAAAATTCCAAAGGACACAAATGCCTCCTATTCTCTTCAAGAACCCTCTGAG gttaTGAACTTTTTGCTGCGTTTGGTAGAGTGGAAAAAACTCTCACCAAGAGGAATCCCAAAGGTGTAA
- the LOC122066454 gene encoding NDR1/HIN1-like protein 13, which produces MEERVPPASYNKPDLGKPPTSPPPRPPPPFPGHGIHETEDALRSGTYVVQVPKDQIYRVPPPENAAYLERQRKNPTPQKKRSMCSCILFPILILFILALILLLIVGITYFIVQPKKVNFSIQSLLIGNSHKNPEFDVTLKAENPNGQMGVNCLKGGDASLSFKQNKISTGNPPAFSTEAKTSTRVRLVLSGLKGKLPSQLQKSMQGKGTKKESIALSLLVNIPVKMEIGVLTSWSMNMAVTCDLTVNTLAKGTRVLSQKCQTKIQVFS; this is translated from the coding sequence ATGGAGGAGCGGGTCCCACCTGCCTCCTACAATAAACCAGATTTGGGTAAACCTCCTAcatctcctcctcctcgtcctcctcctccttttcctGGTCATGGAATTCATGAAACTGAAGACGCCTTACGTTCGGGCACTTACGTCGTTCAAGTCCCTAAAGACCAAATCTACCGCGTCCCTCCACCAGAGAACGCCGCCTATCTCGAGCGTCAGAGGAAAAATCCTACCCCACAAAAGAAGAGATCTATGTGCTCTTGCATTCTCTTCCCCATCCTCATCCTCTTCATCCTCGCCCTTATCCTCCTACTCATTGTAGGTATCACCTACTTCATCGTCCAGCCCAAGAAGGTCAACTTCTCCATCCAAAGCCTCCTCATAGGAAACTCCCACAAGAATCCAGAGTTTGATGTCACCTTAAAGGCTGAGAATCCTAATGGGCAAATGGGTGTTAACTGCCTTAAAGGAGGTGatgcttctctctctttcaagcAAAATAAGATCTCCACCGGCAACCCTCCAGCTTTCTCCACAGAGGCTAAAACTTCCACCCGGGTCAGGCTTGTACTATCTGGGTTGAAGGGTAAGTTACCTTCTCAGTTACAGAAAAGCATGCAAGGAAAGGGGacgaagaaagaaagtatagCTTTGTCTCTATTGGTTAACATTCCTGTGAAGATGGAGATTGGTGTTTTGACTTCATGGAGTATGAACATGGCTGTTACATGTGATTTGACTGTGAATACATTGGCGAAAGGCACAAGGGTCTTGTCTCAGAAATGTCAAACAAAGATCCAAGTCTTCTCATAa